Part of the Silurus meridionalis isolate SWU-2019-XX chromosome 29, ASM1480568v1, whole genome shotgun sequence genome, GCTGAAAGCTGTGGTTTGTAAGATATAGCACGTCATCCtgtggttggtgtgtgtgtgtgcgtgtgtgtgttgatgctGTGTGGTACATTGGCTATGTTGCTGCACAAGAATTTTATCTTTGGGGAATAAACACAAGCATTTCCTGCTTTCAGATCAGTCGTCCAGATGTGTGCAGATGAGGCTTGCGCTTCAAAAAAGCGCTTTAAATTTTGTGCAGGTTTTTAACAGAGGAAATGTAAAGACCAGACGGAACAGTGAAGTCAGACTTTTATCAAAATCAAAAACATGAGACAGACAGGAACTCAATGTAAGGAAGAACAAACAGAGAAGTTCTTCTCCTGCTCTACATAAAGGTCAGCTGGTGGAAGGAGAATATAAAACGAGTGGTTGgtttatgtgtgttttcattGCAATTTTTTTGAAAGGCAGTAGAATGgtgtaaaatgtacaaaatggtCCTTCAAATCTAAATGGTCAGAAAGCATTTATCTGGAGTATACTGAGgtgtatatgaatgtgtttttGGGTTTGACATGAGTCTGAGGGAAACTTGTTTCATTCCAGCTTTACAAGAAAACTCAGATCAAAGCTGAGTGTTAGGGGTTTTCCAGTCCCCAATATAGTCATAtcaaattacaatatattttgtGTAACATCCTTAAAACCAAGATAGACatcttattataacagctataaactGTTTTCTTTTAAGACAATGTACAGCTTGTTCTTATACAGGAAATTCACAACTTAATGTCCATTATCATTATAATTGGACATTGGTCTTTGCCATGGCAGAAGAATTACAGTTGTATTGTAGTTACATACAAATTGCTGCTACAGGGGacttcatcccaaaagtgttacatttttctttattaaatgacAACAAGCTTTTTTAACTGTCTTTTATTCGACTTGGATACAGTGAGTGTGTACAATTATCTAAAAATTGTCATATTAGCACCTTCTGACAACATCCTCCATTCACTTCTTCTTcaacaaaatttgaaatgacAAATTCCCTTTATTTTGCttaaggtttttaaaaaaaatttaattagtttttaataTTGGGTATTAATTTCCTTTTACATATGGTCATTAAAAGACCTATGGTAAATCATTTTGGTTTAGCATTTCTACAAGTGTAACAGGAATACTGCTAGCTTGAATGCCTAAAAACCACATTTAATGCCATCTCAGTTTTTTGCCCCATATACAGAATTTATTTTAGCTCTGTCCCCCATTTTACATCCTTGTAAAAAGAAATTGGACTGTTGAAATTTTTGTAAACTGAAAGAGTATTTTTTCCAATGACTTACTACACCTCAATGCctcatctggattttttttaaggaaactgTATGTTGAGTCAATTATCAATCAATAATTTCACATGCATTGTTCAAATATCATTCGTTTGAGAGATTCAACATTAAATCTTTATCaaacataaaatgtaagttgaaaaaaacaattatctTCGTAATCTTGAGAGTCCATGCATTAGTGCTCTCATCATAAAGCTGCATTtccatgaatattttaattattaagcAGTTATACtgggtggagaaggtggatccAGTGTTACGAGAACTAGATGGGTTTTATGGTGTCACTGAAGAAAAGCACTCAATTGTTAAATATGGCTTTGCATGTTGATTGGAATGTTGGTTGGTGGATTTTTTATTCAAGTCACAATAAATCATAAAATTTAAGATGTGCTGATTAATGACCTGTAAGAATTATTgttaaaaatcttttatttttttttttttacattacaaattATAATTCTAAATAATCAGTGAAAGAAGTAAATGCTGactttatatttactgtatggTAAATTATGAAGAGTAGTCCATTGTCCATTGTCCACCATTGTCCCATGGACAGTGAGAAttataaagcacattttcaaatacttttttcttaTTAGCTTCTTATCATCCATGTTAAAATATAGGTTATAATCACACATGTGAGTTTAATGAATCATTGTCATAGTCCTAGTATAAAATTTGTAGTTGAGGGTAATCAGTTATTATCAAAATCTTCTACAAGTGATGATAAAATGAGATTAGGAACAGTGTTGCTATGAAGACGTGATCAATGAACCCATGATGCATTTCCAAGAGAGAAATGTAGTATAGTTTCAGTGAACTTTATCATTGATAAGGTCTACATGGTGAGCGTCATTTATGGTCATAATGTCTTTATGATATAATATGcaattataacaataaactgTAACACACCATGCATTCTCTGTACTGATATAACATTATATGATGTGTAACGGACATCAACGTAACCTCAGGGTTAGACCATCCAGTTCAGTTACTGTTCGTATTGGATTTTAATGGTGTTTTATATAACCATTTTATATTTCAGGGTGCCCTGATGTGcatgttaccttctggctctcgcTTTTAATGATGCTTTCATAGCTAGTCCTGGTTAAGTACAACTTGTTAAACCATCACAAGACTAATAGATAGGACCACCCTCCCTCTCTTTGGCTACACAAGCGATTCCTGCGATTCCAGTTCCACTATTACTGCTGATGGCCCTACAAAAACCACAGAACCCAACatgcactgtatatgtatataatatgcatCTGTCCCATAAAGAAACCTTGAACAAAAAAGGCATATAATTagataattaattttaaataattgaatggagacggaggatccgctgtggcgccccctaatgggagaagccgaaagaagaagaagaagaaacaataGGCTTACAGCCAGGGAAAAAAGAAGTTGATCAGTTTTCATGACTGTAGTTATTTTTATTCCAGAAAACTCAATCTGATTAGTGCTGATATAATaacaaatcaatattttgtTCATATGATGTAACctattttttgtttatcattACAAATATactgattataaaaaaagaaacacctaAAATACACACTGTTGATCACTAAAATGTGCTATATAGCTGCATGTATAATCAGGAATCAGATAGTTTGTATTGTAtaattactttttctttatttttttctaaattttttaGGATTTAGATCTAATCGTTTTAGCTTATCCAGGACCTGGTCTGTTCTTGACTTTTTTGGTTGACTTGACATTAGCTCTGGGTCTGGATTTAGTGATTGTTCCTTGGATGTCTTGTTTTCATCTTGAAACTCTGAATTGCGTTTTTTTTGGGAATTCTTGTCTGGAGTCTGTTTATGACCTTGAACCAAGTCCTGAGATTTCCTTTTATCTGATTCATGGTCTTGCAGCTTATAGTGTCTTGGTACAGAAGAGCTCCTGGAATTTGGGCTCCTCTCCTTGGTCCTTCCTCTATGGGGGTTATCTTGTCCCAGTATCTTTTGCTTGACCTCAAAGCTTTCTTTTGAGGGACCCACTAGCTTTAAAACATCCTTGCTCTGTGTGATCAAAACACCAGAGTCTTTACAATGTTGGATTCTCTCAAGGATCTGCTTTTGCTCAGCATTATCAAATTTCTTCAGGTATATTTCTTGGGTGCGTAATGTCGGGCTGATCTCATTAATGGTGTCTAAAAGATATGATTTTGCTTTTTCACAATTTGCTCCTGAAAACTTGACAGTTGTATACTCAGTATTATCTGTTAACGTCATCTCAGTACCAAAGTCCTTCTCAATACACTTAACAGCATCCTGCTTCTGGGTGAGTATAAAGTTTATGGTATCTGTTTCCACTGGAAAGGTTTCCATTCTTCCACTGGTTGACGAAGGACTGCTGTGAGAGGAACTGTCCCAAGTATTAGCATCAACACTTGGACGGCTTCTTGGTGATCCACCCGAGGCAGAAAGTCCATATGATGTGTGGCCTTGCAAGATGGACGAGGATGTAGAGTTTTTTGATGACGATGGAACAAAGTCCACAAGGGGGCTTCTTCTATGAGCAGACATTTCATTGCCTGTGACCTGTTGCTGTTGTGTGAGCAGATAGTTTGGGATATTAGTGTCCACTGTATGGCTTGTACTTCCAATAGAGGAGTAGTAACTGCTGTGAAGACTCCTGGGGGACTTAACCAAAGCTGAATCTTTATACAGTGGAGATGTGTGGTGTACCAGGGCAGGACTAGATGGAGAATTTCCTGATAATGATGATGCACCCTCAGCAAGGAGGCTCCACCTATAAGCATCCACAAAACTGCTTACATTTCTTTCAGTGTAAGGTAAATAACTGCTTTGAAGACTTCTGGGAGGTTCATCAGATGTTGAATCTCTATATGAGGATGATAAGAATGGTGCACTATCAGGAACTGGACGCCAACCCATTTTATCAATATTCTTTGATGTGGAATTGGAACCAAAATTGGGATCCCAAGCAGAGCCTTTGTGAAGAACTGATGAACGTTTACTATGGGATCGACTTCGAAGCTGTACGAGTTCATTGCGTATCAGCTTTAGTTTCAAGAAGGAGCCCTTCAACTGGAGGTGATCTGCACCATATGGTATTACCTTAAAATCATAATAGTCAAGGAGCTTGACGACAGAGTCTTGATCAGAGAACATACTCAAGTCCAGCGTGGTCTCAACTGGCATGTCCACCTGAAACAACACAAAGAACTTAAGACTAAGATGTGGTTTGTTATTTTGGACATGTTGAGGAAATTTGGAACTCTTTTGGACTGGACTGCAAATGTGTAAGaatttaaatacagttttacctcagaaaatttAGCTTTCTTCACGTGTATCGGATAAAAACTGCTGCCAACGTCTAAAAGATGAGAACACTCCAAGACTCCAGGAACTACAACAAAAGGTAGACAAGATGACTATCTAATGGTTTTGAATGATAGCAATTAAAGACTTTAACTAACATTGAATGTGTATCCATCTTCCATACCTTCTGGTGATTCAAAAACAACATAAGCCTGCCCTGGAGTAGACGTTGGATAAATCACGGTTGAAACATCTCCACCGTTATTCCTCCGCTTCAGGAAGTGAATTTTTAACTGATCAGCCATCCATTCATGATGAGGAACTCCCAGCACTTCAATAACCAGTGGTTCCATGATGACGTTactgctaaaaaaaatgaatatggaCTGTAAAATAACAGATAACaaataacaaatgtttattaaaaagtaGAGTtggataaatattaaatgtgttatatatgtttattaattcCTTTATACCCTTAATCACctacaatatattttctttttctttcggcttctcccattaggggtcgcacagcggatcatctgtctccataccaccctgacctctacatctgcctatttcaaaataactacctgcatgtcttccctcaccacatccatgaacctcctccttttcttcctcttttcctcctgcctcatggctccatcctcagcattctcccgccaatatatcccatgtccctcctctgcacatgtccaaaccatctcaatataGCTTCCCtcaccttttctccaaaacgtcctatcTGCACCGTCACTCCAATTAACTCGCTGGTGGACTCCTATCTTtcagtcaatgccactgtctctaaaccatacaacatcgcaggtctcactacAATCCTATATACTTTCCCCTTTACTCTTTTAGATACCTTACTCTTGAAGGtgtcacaaattactcctgccactcttctccaccctgcctgcactcttttcttaacttctctaacacactattATTTTGCACAGTTGACCCCAGAGAATTAAACTCgtccaccttctccaccccAACTCCTTGcgaccgcaccactccactaaCTTTCACTCCACTTCTCTCCAGGCTCGTCTTAGACTGCTCCCTACCCTCAACACAAATCACATTATCCACAAACCTTATAGTccatagagactcctgtctgacctcgtccatcaccctgtctatcaccactgcaaacagggaagggctcagagccgatccttgatgcagtccaacctccaccttgaaccagtctgtcgttcctactgcacacctcACTGATGTTACATTGtactcatacatgtcctgcaccaccctcacatacttctctaccACACATGAGAGAGTGTTTTAATAGATCAGTACTTTCatattaagtacatttaaaaccGAGCACTTGTGTGCTGCTAATCAAGTAcaccactgattattattaatattaataatacgatgataataataatactagcAACAATTATAAAGGGAAGAATttagattaaaatgtaaatcgggtcattcattaaaacaaaatactTATTTAACTCAAAAGAACAACTGttttaaaactttgttttttttttatataattttttgaaGTCAGCTTCCAGGTGAGTCAATTAAAGGAATCAATCACGAATCAATTCGTTCGAAGGAATCAAATCAATATAGTGACTCATTAAGGTCAAAACAACAAGCGCTTCATGACGAACTCGAACACGGTCACAAACAAAAACCTCTTCAGCTCAGTATAAAAGAAAGACAAGTCAAAGTGCGTGTTTTATTGAGTGATTAAATACAAAACGTACTCACTTTAGTCTTTAATGTGCACGTGATAAACAACATCCGAATTCAGGAGAAAACCGTGACCCCGAACTTCAGATCACTGAACTGAAAGTAAAAGTTGACCTGAaacataaagtgtgtgtgtgtgtgtgtgtgtgtgtgtgtgtgtgtgtgctgtaccACATATTGCACAGGACGCAAATCGCGTCGCTTCCTGTCTCGCTGTGATCGAGTTCCTGTTTATCCAATAAGATAACGGAATGAAACCACgtgattcaggttttttttttgtttcttggtttttttattttaagttattaaagttgctttaaaaataactattttgtgctttttttctccCACAGGATTTGACTactaattaaatgttaaattagaaaaaaattagaGCTATattataaacaacaaaatagTTTTAGATTTcttgatattattttaaaagttttggaTCGCTAAACCGCCATAAGAGCGAGTGTGTGAATTTTTAATcagaaatacaattaataaacaaacaacaggTCCTAAAGGAGCAAAGCTCTGAAAACCATGTGTTATCACATCGACTCGTTTAAATGGCAGCAAAAATCAACAcggaaaaaaaagctaatttacattcatatatatatatatatatatatatagagagagagagagagagagagagagagagagatatttgttgcacacacacacaccacatgctgtacatatatttaaaaatgtatatgcacttgtcaatttgcacacaatttctactatttgcacttctggtagatggtAAACTTGATACTTTGATATTACAAGGTTGCatctatccatcaatccatccatcactTTCTCATttcacacctcacacttcgTTAGTGCACTaatggactgtttacacaaaaactATGGTCATTTGCACACTTGCTCTTTTCACTACTCACTTGCACTACTCTATATCCATTgcattgctgctcaccattacCTAATttaccatttatatatatatatatatatatatatatatatatatatatatatatatatatatatatatatacatacacacacaaacaaaagtgatttctgtttatagtaataaccatctgtatattatgttcacagtgcacacatctgtaaattactcctATAATActatttatgtaaatcatgtaaacactgtatatcctgcacttgcacATCTGGTTAGACCTAAAACGCATTTCTTTgccttgtacatgtgtaatgacaaagttgaatctaatctaggTTGAGAGTGTATCAGGGTTTTGTCTTCAATAATAgacataagaaaataaaaaggcattGAGGCATTTTAGAAGAATTCAAGAatctttttattgtaatttcagaCCTCTACATATAGCTGATTAAGTACACTGGAAAATTAGACGTTTCTCCAGAAAATgaggaaataaaatgaacaaaagcaaAACTATGTGCAGCACAGAAACATTATCGTAGTCTACAAAAACAGGCACACTGGATCCTGATTTTGCAGCTTCAGTCTCGATTCATGCGTCTCCTCAACAAACGCGGGATTCCTGCGAGACGAGAGAGAGAAGGTGCAGTTTCTCAAAAGAGCACATCAACACGTAGCAGTGTGAAGTTTATATGTGCGAGGTTTCTATAACCTGACAGCAAAAGGAACGCCGTCAGGCCTCAAACCACCCCGAGTTTCTCTAGCAGACATACAGGAAAGGACAAAGTCACGTGTGAGACCAAGCCTTGCTGAACAGCCTGCAACCTCCAAGAGGAGAACGTGTGGGTGTGGAGGTAGTTACATACTTAACAtgagaaaatacatttatattgggGATTTAAAATGTTACACAAGCTGCCTAGTAGAATCACTGAATAGATCTGTAATGTTAGTTTTTAAGCCTTTGATCATAAATCATGGACATCTGGATCTCCATTAAATCTGTTTACAGGTACGTTTCAATCCAAGATGATTGTACTTTACATCTACAAAGAACCCATGGCTTACCAGGAATCCCAGGCAATCAGGGATTTGGATCCCAGAAGATTACTCAGGGAAATCTGTAAATaagattaaatacaaattaaacacTACAAATGTACAATACAGCCTGTGTACGTTTATGACTCTAAACAATCCAGAACTCTCACCTTAGTCCATGTGGACTTTATACATCCAGGTCAGATGTAGGAGACATGATGGCACAATGTGAAGGAACCTGAAATTTATAAATCAGACCACAAGCACATTTATTACACCAATGAACATTTGCAGGTTGGAGACGTTTTGAACATTTTGAGATATCAACATGGAGAAAATTTCAAAATGGCGTCCTGAACATGCTGAAATCCACTACAAACAAAAGTAAACCATTTCAAATATTATAAATTTCACTGTGGGGTTTCATTGTCTTATTTCATAAACTTCCTTTTTCCCCAAAAACAACTTTTAATGCATAAACTTTaccttcatcctcatcttcatctctTCACCCCCAACCACGTGCTCGCCTGCAGTACATCAGTCTGAATCCATGTAGAACAGTAAACATCTGGAgggaaaataataaagacttGTATCAATCTTTGCAAATGTTGTGCAAAATAAACCTATAAACtctataaaaactatacaatttTCTCTGAAGAGTTTTCAGAAAAACGCGTTACCTCCTGTCTGAGCACCGCCACGTTCACCAGCCAACAGTAGAATACACCTGCATTCTGCGCATGCGTGCTCTATTCTAATCGTTCTTCTTCTTTGAATGAATTTGTTGAGCATGAGATGCTATGGCGAATGCACTGCCACCTAGCGATATTTACAGAGTATTTCCACAAATaagtttaaattattaatatttcagGACTGCATACAAGGTATAAGGATTCgtttttattagtagtatttttctttttttattattattattcctccaccttcttttcttttcctgctgccttttttcttgtttattagACTTGAGGATTGATTTTGAAAGGTTTGTTGTTTTACCGCCACCTAGTGGAATAGAAGGGAGTACAACGCTAAGAATgcaagtatacacacacacacacacacacacacacacacacacacacacacacacacacacacacacacacacacaaacaaagaaatctTTCCCATTTACTTAATTTCTTACATTGGAATGATTGCCACCTAGTGGTTGTACATGGGTAACGCAAAAAAATgtctaatgttttatttgactCTTGCATCTTTACTTCTACTAAACTAGTGCACTAATCTATAAATTCTAAGTTCAAGCAATTCCCATTTCCATTAAACAGACTATTTCTATTAAATACATGTTCATCATGCTGCAGCTGTCATAATATCAAGCTTAAACCCTGTTAAAGAGGATTTAGTACAGAAATCTGTATAAAAAATTTAGAGCACTGTTGCTGGATGATAAGTGACATTTTAAGTCTTAATGTATGTATTCATATATAAGTCTTCTCCCCCTTGAGCAACATTGCACATACACAATGAAAAGCGCCTCTATTCTAAATTGAAACTACATATCCCAGAAGCACCCGCTGTCCAGCCAGGCATGAGCCAGTGTACAAAAATAATACCCGGATGAGATAGCAGTATCTGATTAGTCCAGATCACATTATGTGTTTATGGGACTtgtagtttgtttaaaaacattcattatacatatacatgtttTACTTGAACATTTTGGAGTTTTATTTGACCGTTTAACACTGAGATGAAGTACAAATAACCAAAAACTATTAATTattcattcctttatttattcatttcttttacacagagagatttttctttttcaaccaGTAAAACACATTTACTTTCACTTTTGTTTTGTAAGTCAGTTGTGTTGACACTAAGCGGAAATccatacaaaaatacaattaaatatatgtttgaATATGAAACAAAGGGAAATCCTTTATATTCTTGTCTTCTTCCTGTATCCTCTCCAGCTGTTTGGTGATGGTGAGTGTTTACTTctttattcaattcagttcaattaatttttatttgtatagcacttttaacaattgtctctcagagcagctttacacagataatgtggtgataaaaatgaataaggtgttctttataagtgtaagtttgtccctgatgagcctGTGGtgatggaaaaactccctgagatgcatgaggaagaaaccttaagaggaaccagactcgagagGAAACCCATCATCCTCTgagttgcaccgaatgtccatttattacaaataaatgatgttgaggtgtgcagtgatggtgatgggtttcctacagtccaaatccaaatcctcaaagctcccgttcttactccgtaatttgATGGAACCTCACGGCGTtaatgagaaaccatccccagctgcacagagtggtctcgaATCGTAGAGATCAAAGAGAGCATTATTCAGatgcaggcctggatgaagtgggaagataaatagagggaagaggggcaggaacagtggaacctcaggagcatgtttaactcaggaagaaaaggatatggattattatgtgtccttattgttgtatgaaagttaaggacactgtgcagttgttTATGAAAACAGttagtgttttacatttacacttggACATGTGAACATGAAGTTACGGTCAGCCACGATACAGCACAcctgaacccctgaccttccaatcagtaatccagagccttaagcACTGATCTACCACCTCCCTAGTTTAGAGAATATTTCCCTGACATTATGAGAACATTCTCTGAACCATCCCAATacaaacctgtaaaaaaaaaaaacattctcagaAGTTTGCAGGTACAATAAATACTTCCTAAGCAAACTCATTTAGTtgtttatataacaataaatacattctcagaatatttctattaattaatATCTAAGATC contains:
- the si:dkey-154b15.1 gene encoding uncharacterized protein si:dkey-154b15.1; the protein is MEPLVIEVLGVPHHEWMADQLKIHFLKRRNNGGDVSTVIYPTSTPGQAYVVFESPEVPGVLECSHLLDVGSSFYPIHVKKAKFSEVDMPVETTLDLSMFSDQDSVVKLLDYYDFKVIPYGADHLQLKGSFLKLKLIRNELVQLRSRSHSKRSSVLHKGSAWDPNFGSNSTSKNIDKMGWRPVPDSAPFLSSSYRDSTSDEPPRSLQSSYLPYTERNVSSFVDAYRWSLLAEGASSLSGNSPSSPALVHHTSPLYKDSALVKSPRSLHSSYYSSIGSTSHTVDTNIPNYLLTQQQQVTGNEMSAHRRSPLVDFVPSSSKNSTSSSILQGHTSYGLSASGGSPRSRPSVDANTWDSSSHSSPSSTSGRMETFPVETDTINFILTQKQDAVKCIEKDFGTEMTLTDNTEYTTVKFSGANCEKAKSYLLDTINEISPTLRTQEIYLKKFDNAEQKQILERIQHCKDSGVLITQSKDVLKLVGPSKESFEVKQKILGQDNPHRGRTKERSPNSRSSSVPRHYKLQDHESDKRKSQDLVQGHKQTPDKNSQKKRNSEFQDENKTSKEQSLNPDPELMSSQPKKSRTDQVLDKLKRLDLNPKKFRKK